A window of Panicum virgatum strain AP13 chromosome 8K, P.virgatum_v5, whole genome shotgun sequence contains these coding sequences:
- the LOC120644589 gene encoding zinc transporter 1-like — MRRASVLLCTLLLLLLGSLLLQASAHGGIDDGDGEVDTPPRPDSSSSRKGLIAVKVWCLVILFVFTFLGGVSPYFYRWSEAFLVLGTQFAAGVFLGTALMHFLADSASTFHGLTKNRYPFSYMLACAGFLLTMLADCVIAGVTRRSRDRDERVVNDVGEAEQQQEEEDGRDVHAHQGQEQHHRDRKDHQYPMLVVRTSSLEDAILLVLALCFHSIFEGIAIGVSATKGDAWRNLWTIGLHKVFAAVAMGIALLRIVPKRPLVATVAYSVAFAASSPVGVGIGIGIDATAEGRAADWSYAIAMGFATGVFVYVAINHLIAKGYRPQEPTRADRPLLRFLAVLLGVAIMAVVMIWD; from the coding sequence ATGAGGAGGGCATCGGTGCTCCTTTgcaccctgctcctcctcctcctcggctcccTGCTGCTGCAGGCGAGCGCCCATGGCGGGATcgacgacggggacggcgaggtcgacacgccgccgcggccggattCCTCTTCCTCCAGAAAGGGCCTCATCGCCGTCAAGGTGTGGTGCCTGGTCATCCTGTTCGTCTTCACCTTCCTCGGCGGGGTGTCGCCCTACTTCTACCGCTGGAGCGAGGCCTTCCTCGTGCTGGGCACCcagttcgccgccggcgtcttCCTGGGCACGGCGCTGATGCACTTCCTCGCCGACTCGGCCAGCACCTTCCACGGGCTCACCAAGAACCGCTACCCCTTCTCCTACATGCTCGCCTGCGCCGGCTTCCTGCTCACCATGCTCGCCGACTGCGTCATCGCCGGCGTCACCAGGAGaagccgcgaccgcgacgagagGGTGGTCAACGACGTCGGCGAggccgagcagcagcaggaggaggaggatggacGTGATGTCCATGCCCATCAGGGCCAAGAACAGCACCACCGCGACCGGAAGGATCATCAGTACCCGATGCTGGTCGTCCGGACGTCGTCCTTGGAGGACGCCATCCTGCTCGTCTTGGCGCTCTGCTTCCACTCCATCTTCGAAGGGATCGCCATCGGCGTGTCGGCAACGAAGGGCGATGCGTGGCGCAACCTGTGGACGATCGGGCTGCACAAGGTGTTCGCGGCGGTGGCCATGGGCATCGCGCTGCTGCGCATCGTCCCGAAGCGGCCCTTGGTGGCGACGGTGGCCTACTCGGTGGCGTTCGCCGCGTCGAGCCCCGTGGGCGTGGGCATCGGCATCGGCATCGACGCCACGGcggaggggcgcgcggcggacTGGAGCTACGCCATCGCCATGGGCTTCGCGACGGGGGTGTTCGTGTACGTGGCCATCAACCACCTCATCGCCAAGGGGTACCGCCCCCAGGAGCCCACCCGGGCGGACCGACCCTTGCTGCGGTTCCTCGCCGTGCTCCTCGGCGTCGCCATCATGGCCGTCGTCATGATCTGGGACTAG